Below is a genomic region from Melitaea cinxia chromosome 20, ilMelCinx1.1, whole genome shotgun sequence.
ttgtggaatggtgccaagagtgctggcagcgttcccccgttgaatcgctatgccaaTTCTCCgggcaaaaaaaaacaaagacggCTACTCTTGTCACCAGTGCGTTAGAGGCAATAAAGCGAggagtactttaaaaaaataattttgatactcCAAGGTCAAGTGTTTTGAttgcaaacggcacaaatacgtaatttggaattagtgacgaatatttgtgccgtttacaTTTCAGCTTTTTTCGCAGCGGCTCCAGCTTTCAAGACTGTGTGTCCAACGCGGGTTACGTCCCAGAAAAGTACCCGTCCCATTTCCCAGGAAACCAACATCAATCCATCAGGCCTCTTGCCATCatcgcgactaattccagtagacTCGATGATTCACGTACAAAAAACATCGATTGGTTCACTCATTAAGACGCGTGCTACGTTGAAGGTATTCGCTAAGTGAACTGAGCGTACATGTAACTACAGCGTAATGTGAAACTAACTTTGTGTTGATTACGCCGAACGAACCGTGGACGAAtaacatcatcacatcatcacagcagcctttcgcagtccaatactggacataggcctccacaagatcaCGTGCGGGCgagaactcatatgttttgcccatagtcaccacgctgggcaggcgggttcgtgaccgcagggctggctttgtggcaccgaagacgctgctgcccgtcttcggcctgtgtatttcaaagccagcagttggatggttatcccaccattggtcggctttttaaattccaaggtagtAGACGAATAATAACTCAGTAAAATTTTTGGGTAGTCGTTTGTTAAAGATACAAACTCTATAGATGATTTCCGTTTGCCACAAGTTTACATttacttattttctttttataaatcaaaaagtttTAATCCAATAACctaaatgatttaaatttaaaacaaaataattttgtcatCTCATTTGATTACAGTTTAATacactcatatatatatatatatatatatatatatatatatatatatattgtaaaaataagtttcttaTTATCCAAAGTATATAAcaagtatttaaatatgacattaatttatttattatagtcaGATGCATAAATACTAACATCAAATTAAAATCTTGTAATTCAAGTACAACAAAACTAATTATGGTATAATTTTTCgtaataatcttatataataagtaatgttttattacaattcaTTTATTCATGTTAACGATGACAATGTAGTCGACGGGAGTTGAATCTTTAATCAACTTGTTTGCTTAAAAGATGGCACGTTGATAACAGTTGCGTGATAGTATAATAAGCGTACCATAAATACTGATCAATTAGCGCTCAAGTACATAAAACGAAACACACCTAAGTGCAAGGTACTATAGTGTGTTATGCAGtctgattaaattatttttaatagctgAGTGTAAAAGAAAAGTGAGCAGatacataataatactaatacataataatatattataaaactataaaaaatggCTGAAAATAGCCCAATTATTGTTGTGACTGAAAAAAAAGACGTGAAAGAATTTAAGATACAACGACCCCAAAAGAATACATCGTGGTGGACAAATCACTGGAGAGCAATTCTTGGTGAACTTATTGTAACcgcattattaatatttttcggaTGTTTAGGCTGCGTACCTATCGAAGGATTACCAGTGACACCTCTATATAGCCCGGCAGGATTTGGTCTTATCACTTTATTATTGGTTCAAAGTTTTGCACATATTTCTGGATCACACATGAACCCTTGCGTAACGTTGGGTGCCATGATTTTGAATAAGATTCCTATTCCACTTGGGATAGCATATATTATCGTGCAGATTTGTGGTGCCATCTTAGGATATGGTATATTAGTTGGACTATCACCAACAGACGTAGTTACAGATGGTGTTTGTGCCAACCACCCGCATTTAAAACATTCGATATACCAAACTTTAGGTgctgaaataatatttacaggAACGCTTATGCTTATCGTATGTGCTTTATGGGATCCAGTCAATGAAGAGAAAAACGAAACTGTTCCAATCAAGTTCGGTCTTGCTTTGTCTGGCTTAGCGATATGTAGTGGTCCTTTGGCAGGGGTTAGTATGAACCCAGCAAGGTCGTTTGGACCGGCAGTTTGGACTGGTATTTGGACTGCCCATTGGGTATATTGGGTTGGTCCTACACTCGGAATAGCATTATCTGCTTGGTTCTACAAATTGGTATGGCTTAAGAAGAAAAATGTCAAAGAGCAACCGTTACAGGCTTGGACAAATGACAGTAACGAGCTCTAGATTACGTTTTATCAAACAGATAAGGTATTGTGATAGacatttggtattttttttaattaggtttttttaaGACTGCGTGTGTCCGAATATGTGTCCGAATTTTAATTTAGTGGGTAGCACagatctgttttttttttacttgtgttttgttttttaaaatattaattgtgttGTATAATACCAAAAATGTTACAGCTATTGTTGATTATTTCCTGCTAGGTAGCCTAAGTACCCTAGTTACTATAATGTTACACATAGgcttaaagttatttatttggaCTAACAATAGACAATCCTCATCATTTGTTGCACTAAGAATTAAAATCGTTGTTGACTGTTAGTGATACAAAAACTcacattaaatacataatatctcagtattaattttatttttatccccCATTCCTTTACATTTATCTATCTAttctattttatacattttatatttaatcaaaaagAACAAGAACAAGGTAATCTAATCGAAACCTGTCATTTCTAATTTGGTGTCAACAAAATAAGCTAATTAGGCTGATGTGCCATCGCGTTATGTATTTCCTGTTCATATTAGATGaggttattaaataaattaattaaacataattttttaagtttaaattattttaataaacattttctattttatatcaaaatacccAGAAATTATCTagagaaattatttactttGCAAATACTGATACGTATTTACACGGTGCTGTTATCAccgttataataatttt
It encodes:
- the LOC123663255 gene encoding aquaporin-like produces the protein MAENSPIIVVTEKKDVKEFKIQRPQKNTSWWTNHWRAILGELIVTALLIFFGCLGCVPIEGLPVTPLYSPAGFGLITLLLVQSFAHISGSHMNPCVTLGAMILNKIPIPLGIAYIIVQICGAILGYGILVGLSPTDVVTDGVCANHPHLKHSIYQTLGAEIIFTGTLMLIVCALWDPVNEEKNETVPIKFGLALSGLAICSGPLAGVSMNPARSFGPAVWTGIWTAHWVYWVGPTLGIALSAWFYKLVWLKKKNVKEQPLQAWTNDSNEL